aattacaaatacaatgtgTGTGGGAAAGgaagtgttgtagacacacttgataccatggaatttattccaattttctcaaatttaaacaaactcaaacagacaacattttcaatcatgtgacattggtgcttatatcatacactaagtgccaagccacatcctcCTCTGCGCTTATTCAgtacatgtagccacctccactgatgatgtcatcatgacatatcagtgacatgtttacatgagtaaggccaactgcagagcagggttcctattggattaggtattggatatattgtatttgtaattagttgttccatagaatatataaggaggccaaccaaccatggtaacacccaggttgattacctcttgttgcatccaaacactgtacaagggccttaagcccagtaaccacttagctGCACACTTAGTctactgccttaagcggcttccctactgtagatacatagcctGGTCATTGCCTGTAGGGCTTTGatcattgtagatacttagctagttgttgtagggtacctcatcaccgccttaagcagtttgcTTACTGTATCAcccagccacaagcacctgcaccCTCaatgtcccaacagacatctaggacaggaagctatctaaatgtaataagaaccctgctccaattgtggccttactcatgcatatgtgtcactgatgtgtcataatgatgtcattgggtggaggtggccacaTTGCTtgagtaagcatggatgtggatgtggcttggtgcttagcatatgatataagtgacaaggtcacatgatcaaaaaagttGCTTGTTttactttgtttaaatttgagaaatcaggaataaattcccttggtataagtgtgtctacaactctgccccccctctaagggccttggcagcaccaagggccttcttcttcatatATTCTTTGTACTTTTTAAAAAATTTCCCagcatttttgaggttctcttggggctcccatgtgttttcttctgATGTGTATCCTTTTCATTTGaccctgaagaaccattcTCTGTTGTGctctgtcctggacacagtcacatgaccagtacaagtggttgcatgcaggcccaagcccaaatttggggggtagcaggtgtaatcatgggttgtcagcagaggaataatagggctctatggcttagtggtcaagctggttcaattctggctagttctattttcctctgtttatgacatgcTCCTCTGCATCTGTGATACCCTCAatcttgtattcttcttctctgtcCACTGTCACTGGTGGTGGGCAGTTCTCttaccttttatagttagcCAGTTACCTTTTTATCCTTTTTTCTCATTTAATATCTCTCTTTCCTTTTAGAGTATATTCTTTTATTACTTATTTTCCCTATCCACAACAGTCACAACACAAACAATTTTTGTTGAGTATGTCCATAATTTTTCACAGTCTATGCCATTATTAAGGAAAGATGGTGACCCAACTGCTGGAAGAGATGCCAAACAACTACTTAAGGACAAAAAAAGGCAGATAGATTAGAACTGTATGTCTGTAGCTTGACATGTCCTAGGAGGGGAACAAATTAGACAGGAGCCCAAGTTGAcaaaaacaacaaactaTCAGATATTTCCAGATCACTGTAAGTGAGTGTGAGAGAGCTCATGTGCCATCTCAGGACTTGTTTACTCAGTAAAAACATGTGCAAAAAGGAATGACCTCTACCCGGATTGAACGGATGACCTTGAGGAGGTTCCAAGGCAAGCTGGAATCTCACGCTCTACCACTGAGCTAAGAAGTCTTGTTATAAGCTCTCATTACAACAAACGTATTGGCCTCAGTAAAGTTTAAATGAGGAAGTGTTGTTAGAACCAAGTCCCAAGAAGATACATTGGGTCAAATTCTCACTATTAACTTCAAGCTGACTGCATTGTGGTGAATATGATTATTGTAACTATATGCAATCTCTCCCAACTAGGAGGGAAAATACATGCTCTGCTGACTAAATACCTCATCTGTTCTGTAACTTACTCTACTTGTCTTGACGCCTGGGTGCTCCTCCCTTTCTACACCTATCCACTGAATGCACATTTGCATGACCAAGATCTTGTTACCTCATGCAAGTATGACCTCAGAGCTTTTGTTTCCACATCATCCAGGAACCCTCCCCCCATGTTCACCAAAGCACGTTGCAAGCCGTTGGTTTAGAATTTGAAGCAATGATCAGTTACACCTCACTATTTGGCTAGGTAAATATACAAGGGGGGTCATCACCagacaaacaaacaaagaaAAAAGGAAGGAAAAACACAAGATAAAATAAACACGACGACACGACATTACAGGGGGGGGAATCCTTTTTACCGCTCAATGTTCCTACTCAATGGCCTCGAACTCGATCCGCCCATATCTACATCTGCCCCAGTTGATAGACTTACAAACGGCTGCATCGTAAAGGGCGTAGAGAGTGGCCTGTCTCTTTCCCGTTCACGGGCGTCTCGCTCCATCCTCCGCTGCCATTCTCGCGTCTGCTCCCTGTCCCAGGGATCATGATCGACTTCGGTAGTAGTCCATGCGGCAGACGAGGAAGGGGGGCGCTTGTCTTCTTTATCGCTCGCAGCGGGCACGGGCGATCCATACTGTAGCTCCCGTTCGCGTTCGCGTTCGCGCTCCCGGTCCATACGAGGGTCACGCTCTCGCTCTCGTTCACGGTCTCGGTCGATCCTCGGCTCTCGCAAGTCACGTTCGCGGTCCAGGCGAATATCTCGAGAGTCACGGTCGCGTGCGTCTCTGGGGTCCCGCTCGCGGTCCCGTTCCAAGCGGGTATCTCGCCTACGCCCGGTTGATCCATCCCATGCGGGAGCAGGGCCAACGACGTAGCTATGCACTAGCGTAGGTGGGTACTGGGGGCCGGGTGCAACTTCATGTCGCGTTCCGGGGGTTGGACCTGTTACAGAACTCGACGCTGCACCATTCATAGAGCGGTAGCTGTAACCTCGGGACCGAGCATAGGCTTCTTCCTCGCTGGTATAGTTGAGAGTAGGAGGTTGATAGAACGTTGTGCGCCTGGGAGTCATTTGTTCCAAATCCCCAATTGCATCGGCATAAGAAAGCGGCGTAAGGGAAGGTGTTGCGCGGACTGGGACAGGCGCACGCTGAGGGTTTGCATGTAGCTTGAGCAGTGATTTTAACGAGGGGGGTTGCGGAAGGCTACTGGGTGCCGCGGGAATAGGCCGAGCTGCAAGGGCGTAAGTAACCAACTTTACTGAAAAAAAGCTCAGCAAACTTACTATTAGCAGGTCGTTCCGCAGTCCGCTTTTCTCTTTCAAGGCGTCGTCGTTTTCGCGCACATTCGGTTCGCATATTATCACGGAGTTCATCTCTTGCATGCCGCCACTCGGACCATGTTGCAGCCTCTTCGGCCCGCCGCATAGTAGCGCTCCAGCCTATTTCGAGAGAACGGCGGGTTTCGGCTAATTGTTTGCGACGACCGCGGCGTGCGTCCAATTCTCGCTGAAAGAACACCAGTTCCGGGTGGGTGCCTATTGGAAGACCGTCAGGATCACACAGGACTCAATTCCAGTAGAACCGACCATCGAGGATCATTGCTTCCTCTCTTGCCGCCTCTTCCATCTTATCGGCGTAGAGTCGCTCTCGAAGTTCAGCGAATCGAACTTCCATTGCAGCCAGCACATCAAGGGCCTCTGCTCGATGAGGAGGCTGCATGTCAGGATCGGCCTCGATTTCTACTTCGGGTTCGGGACCGGGTTCAGGCTCGGGCTCGGGTTCTGGTTCAGGCTCTTCCTCTGGTTCAGGCTCTGGTTCAGGGTCGATGCTTGCCTTGGAATCGTCACCAAGTCCAGTCTCGTCCTCTGGCTCCGGGTCGGGATCGGGTTGGGCTGCACCTCTATGATGTGTGGGCTTAGAGGTCTCGACAAGCTCACCGGGTTCGGGTTCGTCTATTGGCATATCGATGTCCGACTTGGTTTCGTCGGGGTTTGCAGAGAGCGCGGAATTAGATTCATCAGGAGTAGGCGATGGCTTCTTGGAACTTGGATCCAGTTGGATAGGCGTGGGGGATGGTCGAGGTGTAGTTGCGCCTGCTGGCCATTGGGTAAGCAAACAAACAAGGCAAAAAATAGTTTCAACTGACTGTTTGGAGCAGAAATTGGCGTACTGATGTCGTCAGTTGTGGGGCGAGTTGATATAGTGATGCTCGGACGCTCTGTTGCGGACATAGGTTTATCGTGCCTCCGGGGGGTAGGTTCACTGGAGGCGGTGGCTGGGGTATCTTCGATTTCACCATCACTGAGCTACAAGTGCAATTAGCAATGTGTCTGAACATGTAGCATGTATGGTTACCTGAGCTGAATCGGTGGCCTTTGTCTGTTCCGGACCGCTCGAGTGACTACGGCTGGGGCTGCCGTCACGGGGGGTGATGTCGAGGCCAAGTCCGTTGGGCTGTTGCTTGGGTTTCTTGTAAGCCCACTCCCACATGGCTGGGGGGACAACTACACCGCCTCTTCGGGAGCGAGAGCTCATCTGAGGCTGGGAGCcgctggtgctggtgcttCCGCTGCCGTTGTGATTGCCATTCGCTGTGCTCTCAGACGTCCCGCGGCTATGGGCCCGCCGAGAGCTATGTTCCCTATCGACCGTTGTGTACGGAGTGGGAATAGACTTCCGAGGTTTCCGACCTcgttttttcttctttgtcttccGTTGCTTGACGTCGTCTTCGTCCGTAAGCTCAGACGAATCTGAACCCGACTCTAGCCCCGTTCGCCGCGCCTGTTTGTTGGTAATTCGGGGCTGATTCGTCGTCTGGACAGGGGGGAGAGCAGTACTAGCTCGTGGTGGAGACGGTGCAGGGGAACTGAGTGACCCAGAAGAGGCCCTGATCGAACGTGCCGGCGTCGAGTCCATCGTGGTCCAGTTGTCTCTTCCTCCCGGCGCTTGACAGAATATTGGTCATGTTCCGCTCTCTGAGCTCAGAGTGCACGTGCTCGCCACAGCCACGGACAAGCGTCTATTTGCTTCGGGTCCAAGGCCTTCCATTTTGGGTTATGAGAAAGCGGGTGCCACTGGCACGACCTTCTGATATCTCTCAAGCAGAAGATCCACTCTTAGTGCACTATTGTGGGTAAATTCTCCCTGGAATCGTTGTATGATTTTCTGGGCCATGGAACACCGGCTTGAAGCTCGTAATCACATCCTCTCCATATCCTATGTGATGTCAATTACAGTACCAGAGAAGACGCCTCAGATATGGGTAGATAGACGACGCTATTTTGATCATGGAGACTGAGGCTCTTAACCCACACTCACGATATAATTGTCATACTACGATCAATCTCGAACGGAACGCAACTCGATCTCAATTACACTACCTAAACCCAACTTCGAAATACCGCCAAAAATACGTGGCTCGGTACCCTCATCGGCTATGGTTGACTCTATGGGTGTAGTAACCATATACCGGGGGTGATAGTTGTCGGCAAACCCTGTACAAGATTCTGCAAGAATGGCACTCATTTCTCGGCTCGGACGAGTGGTACCCGCAGGATTAGACCGCCGATGCTGAGCGTCTGAATTACGATCTATGCCATCTCACCCCCACTGTGTTATCTACCATATATTCCAGCTCAAACGAGGAATCCTTCTTAATTTTTGAATAAGATCACCCTATAGGACGAACAAAGTTATATCAAAGAGCCACGGGCTTGACGTGAAGCATATATACCTCGGACGAGACAGAACTCTTGGGCCTCGGCAGAGATACAAGTCGCAAAAACAGTTTCTCCTCTCACAAGAATTTTGAACGGAGCGAATGATAAAACTCGGATCCCTTCCACATCGTGCACATAACCAGCTTAAGTGGAGGATATTATGCTGGACGATGTATTGGGAGCTACAGCGGATTCGCACAGTACCCCAGATGTTATTGTTACCCGGTTTACTACCAAGGGAGCTACTGTTCATGCGACCAAGTCTCGGCTTTTCCATATGACCATTGATCAGATATAGTGCTGGTTATCTCCATCGTCGGGTTGGTTTGGCTCAGCGAATACAGTCAAAGTACAACCATCAGATGGGTCTGTAGTTATTCCGTCATACGTGTACAGATAGCTGATAATTGTACCATACCCAGCATCTTAATGGCCATGTGGGTACCCCCGACCTGACTGTTCCATGTGCTATACTCCAGTTGGATCATGAGGGAACTCATCGCCCCCAGCGTTTCCACATATGGAAGACGGGTAATGGGTATCCGGCAAACTCGCTAGAATAAGCCTGAACTAGGTTCCGCTGCAAATACTCTCAAATCAATTTACCGCCGGCGCCACTATCACTGCCGTCATCGACCATGTGGTAGGTTGTTGGGCCACAAACGACGGCATCGTAAGCCGGCCTTAGATCACCCTGTTATGTAGTACTCTGGTGCACTTGAAAGACTAATTTGGAGAATGCCTATGACTCACAAGACCGACACATGGTGCCCGAGCCATACTGCGATGTGGAGGTACAGCTCTCCTTGCAACCGCATTCTAGAACATAACAACATTCATTCACACCAACTCGTGGATTGTCGATACTTTGTAATACTTCATGTGCACACCACGTTAAACATGCTTGAAGAACCATACTTATTACTCCGAACTTGAAATCCTGAGGAAATTAGTTCAGTGCTTCGGGCGAGCGAGTTTCATTTGGATTAGGCATACGAACCTAGACTACAGTATGGTAAGCTTGATATTTCCCCAGAATGACAGCTCATCACTCATGGTTCATCAGTCCTTCTGTCCGAGCACTATCTGACTGGCAATCTGCACACCGTACTCCATAAGGTCCCGTCAGGCGGAAGCCCATAGTCACCACAAGCTACTCAGGACCAACTGAAGTCACGTCCTCCCGCTTCGTGCTTTCCTTCGCTTCCCCATGTTGTTACGTCGCCCTTGCCTCACGGTTCAACCACGCCAAGCCATTCCCAAGAAGCCATCCTCACGCGGACACTTCCCCCGCCACCTGGATGCAAACAAGGACACGCGCTGTACTCCCGTCGCACCTTCGCCCGACGCTCCTTGAGAAGGCATACTGCTCTGTCCGTATATGCAAATCGCGCATCGCATGACATTTGACCCGGGAGATAATGTGTGGATGCACATGCATGCGTTCCCAATGGGAAGACCTAGCGTACCGAGCCAGTAGTATAAATAACTGTAGTTGGCAAGGACAAGTCGGCAGGCGCTCCTCGAACGTCAAAGCTTCCCCGCTCTCTTCAACGGTCACTCACTCATCCAATGGCTTTCATCGCTAAGCTCGCCGCTGTCGCTCTTCTCATTGCCCAGGGCGCGATCGCCGCTCCTTGGTAAGTCTTGGCACTCTATTTTCAGCACTAATTTCCCCCGACTAACTCGATACTTTAGGGATGCGTCCGTCCGCCAGACTACCCACCGTGTGCGCTCGGTTGGCACCAAGGGCGCTCAATTCCAGTCATACCACCCCGAGCCTGTCTTTGAGACCTATGGCGTTGACGGTGTTGTTCACCCGCTCGCTAAGCGAGGTCTCCCGGCTACCAACGAGGAGGCTGCCAAGGCTTTCCTTGAGGAGAAGCTCGGTGTCAAGTCCGATGCCTTCGTCCGCAAGTCTGGCCACTCTTCCGACGTTGTTTCCAACGAGTACTTCAAGCAGAGGATCAACAATATTCCCGTTGCCAACGCTGTCGCCAACGTTGCGCTCAAGGGAGAGAAGGTCGTTTCTTTCGGTGCTAGCTTTGTCAAGCCCAGTAAGTAAACATGGCAGATTACTTGACCACAAACTTACCCGACTACAGAGAGCGTTGCGGCTACTACCCCCAGTTTGACCAAGGAGGCCGCTATTGCAAAGGCTGAGGCCGCCCTCGGAGGCAAGTACAACAACTGGCCTACCGCCCTCGAGTACTTTGCCAAGGACTCGGATCATGTCGTCCTCACCCACGTTGTTCAAGTTCAAAACGCTGAGACTCAAGAGTGGTACGAGGCCTTTGTCGATGCCACTTCTGGTGAAATCATCAATGTTGTGTCTTTCGTCGCCGATGCTAGCGTTAGTATTCTTACTTTGACCTACCATGAAATCTTTCTAAAGCCTCTCACAGTACCGTGTCGTTCCTTTCGATAAGCAGAGCCCAACCGATGGCTTCCAGACCCTCACCAACCCCCACGACACCACCTCATCCCCCAACGGCTGGCATCAGTACGGAACTACTACTACCACTACTACTTCAGGTAACAACGTCCTCGCATACAAGAGCTCGTCTTCCACCGGCACCACTTCGCAGAGCTCTGCCACCAACAACTATGTCTATACCTTCAACTCAGCTGGTACCCCTGCTGCTAACAAGGACCCGGCTACCGTCAACGCCTTCTATGTTGGCAACATGATGCATGATCTCCTTTACCGCTATGGTGggtatacatatatatgaatGACTAATACATTACTAATATATGGGCTAGGCTTCACTGAGACCGCGTACAACTTCCAGCGCAACAACAACGGAAAGGGTGGCGCTCAGAACGACCATGTTCTCATCTCTGTTCAGGATAGCTCGGGAAGCAACAATGCTAACTTCGCGACCCCCGCCGACGGACAGTCTGGCCAGATGCGCATGTTCACCTGGACCCTCACCTCGCCTAACCGCGATGGTGCGCTCGAGAACGACATCGTTGTTCACGAGTACACCCACGGCCTCACTAACCGCCTGACTGGTGGTGGAACTGGTCGCTGTTTGCAGACCACCGAGGCCGGCGGAATGGGCGAGGGTTGGTCTGATGCTCTTGCCGACTGGACTGAGCAGACCAGCGCGACCGACAGAGACTTCACCCTAGGCAGTTACGTTTACACCAAGAACATTCGTGATTACCCTTACTCGACCAGCAAGACCACCAACCCCCTCACCTACGGAACGCTCCGCACTCGCACTGAGGTTCACGATGCTGGTGAAGTCTGGGCTACTATCTGGCACGAGATCTTCGCTGCACTCATTGCCAAACAGTAAGCAACACCAAGCCGTTATCTCACTTACCAGACTAACGAATTATCTTGCAGCGGCTTCTCCGCTGATAAGAACAATGCCTCTGGTTCCGCTGGAAACATCGTTGGTCTCCACCTCCTCGTCGATGCGCTTCAACTCCAGCCTTGCAACCCCACTTTCATCGCTGCTCGCAATGGTAAGCTATAATAAATATGGGGGTTGCACACATATACTAACGAACTATTCGCATAGCTATCATCCAGGCCGATGCCAACCGCTACGGTGGTGCCAACAAGTGCCTTCTGGTAAGAGACATACAATTATTTCTACTTAGCAACCTACTTATTGGTTCATTTAGTGGACTGCCTTCGCCAAGCGTGGTCTCGGTAACGGCGCAACGACGACCAAGACCGACAGCACCACTCTTCCCAGCGGTTGCTAAACGATATTTCACGGAACACAGGACACGGCATACTTCGGATTTTTACTTGGGCTTATGATTTGATGAAAACTGTACACACCGCAGGATAACTGAATCAACTTCGTTTTCTATTTACACAATACCGATAAAAATGTTGCATATACTCATAGATCAAATCTTGAGAGACAAACAAGGCACATCAGTTAAGGTAGGCGCCAGCCAGATTATGCAGGCAACCCCGAGTACCAACATTTGCTTTTCTCCCCTCAAACACAATATTACCGTATTGTGACTTGATAAAAAGCTGGTTTTTTGAACTTCCTAATTATTTCCCTTAATAAATTCCTATAAAAAAAAAGTGCATTTGAAGAGTTGTTTCAATAACACTGGTCGCCGCTGCCTGCATGATCTGGCTGGCGCCTACCTTATTGCTCTCCCAAGGCCCTCAATTTTTGCAACTAGCGCTCAGCGCTGTGAATGTATTCTATCACAATCCACCGTTCTCTCAAGCTCTGTTCAGCCAAACGTACATATACTAGCCGATTTTGGTCCCCTCGGTATAGTGGGGACGATAGTGAAGCTCTGAATCCTATAGTTACGCAGCCCCAACACTTCGAGAGGTTGCGCCCAAATAATATTTAGTGTACCTACTGTGCGGTTAGCAGTACTTATACCGCACATAAGACACGGTACACAAATTTTCTTCGGAGTACAGTGTGATCGGGGAATTTGGCTTCTTTGAACTTCCGTGATTCTCATGGCTTGTGTCTCTGTGCTGTTCCACTCGGAGGATTCCGATTAATCACGAGTTGAGCGGAAGATTGCGCAAATGACTTGAGAGCCCAGTATTCGGCATTTGAACTACCTACATTACTATAGATGATACTCCAAGACGTTCTTTCTCTTATGCTGTTGGCTCGGTACGGGAGAAAAGACACGGGGCCGACTCGATGTTCATCATAACATCTCATTGAGCCGGTTATGAGTATCTCGTGATATGATCCAGTGTTCTCGGCCTAACGAGTGAATAGCCTCCATTTCATTAGATAGCCAGCTGTGCCCATGTGGTTGGGCATGCCGAAGATAAAGCTGATTCATGCGGAATTTTCATCTTCCGTGCGCATCCACTGTGCGTACATAAAGCCAAGCATACTGATTAAATCAATACACACCGTCCTTGTGTGCACGGCTCTTCATACTACTCAATGTTGCTACCAACTTGGCGTCTCGCCATCCTGGCGACGTTCTGGCAGTATGGCACTGCAGCCCCATGGTATTACATCCCCTCATTACTGGTGGATTATCAGTTCAATGATTCCTTCATGCCAGGAATAAGCATGTCAAACGGACAACTCATCATTTCCGTTCGCTTGGACCCAAAGGAACTCAATTTCAATCTTACCACCCAGAGCCCGTTTTTGAAACTTATGGGGTAGAAGGCCTTTACCACCCACTTTCCAAACGTGGCATACCTAGCACAACTCAGGAAGCGGCCAAGAAGTTCCTTGAAGAGAGACTTGGGATTAAACCGGGGTCCTTGACTCGAAAAGCAGGACACTCATTGAACGGAACCTCCCACGAATATTTCAATCAGCTCGTCGTGAGTGCCCATAGCGTTACTGAGAAGCAATACGACAAATCATTATTTTGAGCCACCAGAATGGAATCTACGTAGGGAATGCGGTTGCAAATGTGGCTTTGAAGGGGGATAGAGTTGTTTCTTTTGGTTCCAGTTTCGTTCAACCCAGTGAGTTTCTTTGAAAACAAATTTGTCATCGATGGAACTCTTGAACTATATCATTTCATTCAGAAAGTATCGCGAAAAATATACCGGTATTAACACAATCTGCTGCCATTGCTATTGCGGAGTTCGAGACAGGCGGAAAGTATAATAATTGGCCAATCCAAATAGAGGTATTAGATTGCATGTTTTAATCGGCCTTTATATTTAACTTGATGCCAAATTTAGTACTTTGCTGAAGATTCAGATCATATCGTCTTGGTATACAAGATTCAAGTTCAAGATGAAGAACAGGGCGAGTGGTATAGAGTTGCAGTAGATGCAGAGTCTGGTCGCATAGTCGATGTGGTATCTTTCGTTTCAGATGCTAGTGTAAGTAAGAAAATCCTTATTTTACTTGCTGAGATATGCTAAAAATCTTGAAATACTAGTATCGAGTCATCCCTATTATATGGAAAGACCCAACTGATGGTTTCACGACGGTGACTGACCCCTCTGATACATCGGCTTCCCCGAATGGCTGGCATCAAAACGGCCCTATAGATACAGGCTCAACATCCGGTAATAACGTGATTGCCTACAAATCGGACTCTAGTAGCGGAACAACCCCGCAAAGCTCACGAATTAACAACTTCATT
The window above is part of the Rhizoctonia solani chromosome 7, complete sequence genome. Proteins encoded here:
- a CDS encoding Sds3-like protein, giving the protein MDSTPARSIRASSGSLSSPAPSPPRASTALPPVQTTNQPRITNKQARRTGLESGSDSSELTDEDDVKQRKTKKKKRGRKPRKSIPTPYTTVDREHSSRRAHSRGTSESTANGNHNGSGSTSTSGSQPQMSSRSRRGGVVVPPAMWEWAYKKPKQQPNGLGLDITPRDGSPSRSHSSGPEQTKATDSAQLSDGEIEDTPATASSEPTPRRHDKPMSATERPSITISTRPTTDDISTPISAPNTGATTPRPSPTPIQLDPSSKKPSPTPDESNSALSANPDETKSDIDMPIDEPEPGELVETSKPTHHRGAAQPDPDPEPEDETGLGDDSKASIDPEPEPEPEEEPEPEPEPEPEPGPEPEVEIEADPDMQPPHRAEALDVLAAMEVRFAELRERLYADKMEEAAREEAMILDGTHPELVFFQRELDARRGRRKQLAETRRSLEIGWSATMRRAEEAATWSEWRHARDELRDNMRTECARKRRRLEREKRTAERPANTRPIPAAPSSLPQPPSLKSLLKLHANPQRAPVPVRATPSLTPLSYADAIGDLEQMTPRRTTFYQPPTLNYTSEEEAYARSRGYSYRSMNGAASSSVTGPTPGTRHEVAPGPQYPPTLVHSYVVGPAPAWDGSTGRRRDTRLERDRERDPRDARDRDSRDIRLDRERDLREPRIDRDRERERERDPRMDRERERERERELQYGSPVPAASDKEDKRPPSSSAAWTTTEVDHDPWDREQTREWQRRMERDARERERDRPLSTPFTMQPFVSLSTGADVDMGGSSSRPLSRNIER
- a CDS encoding extracellular metalloproteinase MEP, which codes for MAFIAKLAAVALLIAQGAIAAPWDASVRQTTHRVRSVGTKGAQFQSYHPEPVFETYGVDGVVHPLAKRGLPATNEEAAKAFLEEKLGVKSDAFVRKSGHSSDVVSNEYFKQRINNIPVANAVANVALKGEKVVSFGASFVKPKSVAATTPSLTKEAAIAKAEAALGGKYNNWPTALEYFAKDSDHVVLTHVVQVQNAETQEWYEAFVDATSGEIINVVSFVADASYRVVPFDKQSPTDGFQTLTNPHDTTSSPNGWHQYGTTTTTTTSGNNVLAYKSSSSTGTTSQSSATNNYVYTFNSAGTPAANKDPATVNAFYVGNMMHDLLYRYGFTETAYNFQRNNNGKGGAQNDHVLISVQDSSGSNNANFATPADGQSGQMRMFTWTLTSPNRDGALENDIVVHEYTHGLTNRLTGGGTGRCLQTTEAGGMGEGWSDALADWTEQTSATDRDFTLGSYVYTKNIRDYPYSTSKTTNPLTYGTLRTRTEVHDAGEVWATIWHEIFAALIAKHGFSADKNNASGSAGNIVGLHLLVDALQLQPCNPTFIAARNAIIQADANRYGGANKCLLWTAFAKRGLGNGATTTKTDSTTLPSGC